In Methanomicrobia archaeon, one DNA window encodes the following:
- a CDS encoding HD domain-containing protein, with the protein MSGSKQVKDLKTGSSVDATFLVMEKELREFVAKPGHYLQVKLGDSTGSIWARCWDRAEAVAATFELGDIVRVRGVVDSFKGRLQLIFEPNGIERRAISYDVTDYLPRTTRDIDQMFVELLAKAERIENEYLKRIVLSFLIDPAGAQAFKKAPAAKIHHHNYIGGLLEHTLAVVTLCETITGLHPELDRDLLLAGAILHDLGKTAAYEYTVRIDVTDEGGLVNHIVLGYQMVDESIRRYKDFPDELRLRLLHLILSHHNYGEWGSPVRPLFAEAEALCHADMLDSQLQEFVQLQRYEEGKGKDGIWSDFIRSLDRFLYLSPEKKRTAAQERERT; encoded by the coding sequence ATGAGTGGATCGAAGCAGGTAAAGGACTTAAAGACGGGTAGCAGTGTCGACGCCACGTTCCTCGTCATGGAGAAGGAGTTGCGGGAATTCGTTGCGAAACCAGGGCACTATCTCCAGGTGAAACTCGGCGATAGCACCGGCAGTATCTGGGCGCGCTGCTGGGACCGTGCAGAAGCGGTGGCCGCGACCTTTGAACTCGGGGATATCGTTCGTGTACGGGGTGTTGTGGACTCGTTTAAGGGCCGGCTGCAGCTCATTTTCGAGCCCAACGGGATCGAACGGCGTGCGATATCCTACGATGTCACCGACTATCTCCCCCGGACCACGCGGGACATTGATCAGATGTTCGTCGAGCTCCTGGCGAAGGCCGAGCGCATTGAGAACGAGTATCTGAAACGCATCGTTCTTTCGTTCCTCATTGATCCCGCCGGTGCGCAAGCCTTCAAGAAAGCGCCAGCCGCGAAGATCCATCATCACAATTATATCGGCGGGCTGCTCGAGCACACACTCGCGGTGGTGACGCTCTGCGAGACGATTACTGGCCTTCATCCAGAGCTCGATCGCGATCTGCTGCTCGCCGGGGCCATCTTGCACGACCTGGGGAAGACCGCGGCCTATGAATATACCGTCCGAATCGATGTCACGGATGAGGGCGGGCTCGTGAACCACATCGTGCTCGGCTATCAGATGGTGGACGAGAGCATACGACGATACAAAGACTTTCCCGATGAACTGCGTCTGCGGTTGCTCCATCTCATTCTGAGCCACCATAATTACGGGGAGTGGGGCTCTCCGGTCAGACCGCTCTTCGCAGAGGCTGAGGCGTTATGTCATGCGGACATGCTCGATTCGCAGCTCCAGGAATTCGTGCAGCTCCAGCGCTATGAGGAAGGAAAGGGCAAGGATGGTATCTGGAGCGACTTCATCCGCAGCCTGGATCGTTTCCTCTACCTGAGCCCTGAGAAGAAGAGAACAGCAGCTCAGGAGCGCGAGAGAACCTGA
- a CDS encoding 4-hydroxy-tetrahydrodipicolinate reductase, with product MAIRVAVAGAKGRTGSHIVQGVLAHANMELVVGVDLQGVGEVLAPGVRVASPDELGTLLKAAKPQVLVDFTNAASAVENVKIAAQQNVKLVVGTTGFSAEQFKELETAITGHVPAIISPNFSIGVNVFWNVIAEAARQLHTYQYHMEVIELHHAHKKDAPSGTALKAAELLAAYLPAADRRFVYGRQGMTGERTQDEIGIHAIRAGEIVGEHTVLYAGNGERLEITHRAQSRDAFAHGALTAIAWIHEKAECRIFSMAEMLHELELA from the coding sequence ATGGCAATACGGGTAGCGGTAGCAGGCGCAAAGGGCCGGACGGGCTCGCATATCGTTCAGGGCGTCTTAGCGCACGCGAATATGGAACTGGTTGTGGGCGTGGATCTCCAGGGCGTTGGCGAGGTGCTCGCACCGGGCGTCCGCGTGGCGAGTCCGGACGAGCTGGGCACCCTGCTCAAAGCGGCGAAACCACAGGTGCTCGTGGATTTCACGAACGCTGCCTCAGCGGTTGAGAACGTGAAGATCGCGGCACAGCAGAACGTCAAACTCGTGGTTGGCACGACCGGCTTCTCAGCCGAGCAGTTCAAGGAGCTGGAAACCGCAATCACCGGTCACGTCCCCGCTATCATCTCACCAAATTTCTCCATCGGCGTCAACGTCTTCTGGAACGTCATTGCCGAGGCGGCCCGGCAGCTCCACACCTATCAGTACCATATGGAGGTGATCGAGTTGCATCATGCGCACAAAAAGGATGCACCGAGCGGCACGGCATTGAAAGCCGCAGAACTGCTGGCCGCCTATCTCCCCGCTGCTGATCGCAGGTTTGTGTATGGTCGGCAGGGCATGACCGGCGAGCGAACACAGGACGAGATCGGTATACACGCGATACGCGCGGGCGAGATCGTCGGCGAGCATACCGTGCTCTATGCGGGTAACGGCGAGCGATTGGAGATAACACACCGTGCACAGAGCCGCGATGCGTTCGCACACGGTGCGCTCACGGCTATAGCCTGGATTCACGAGAAGGCTGAGTGCCGGATCTTTTCCATGGCTGAGATGCTGCACGAGCTGGAACTGGCTTAG